One Streptomyces drozdowiczii DNA segment encodes these proteins:
- a CDS encoding DUF2771 domain-containing protein, with the protein MTVAFFSGKGRRIGVALGAVSAGLLVLSACDKPTPLATVTVGDNSVSSEAACYNDGKALKNSEAQKCLNKEAGKSIDVSMTDTVHFGVDPEIADNGWTLFLDGQRGEPEPSKKTYRSINGSAFFSTQTEGAAPKNSQVSIVETKGAKVIGIWHFKLKKTD; encoded by the coding sequence ATGACCGTTGCGTTCTTCTCCGGTAAGGGCCGTCGAATCGGCGTCGCTCTTGGTGCCGTGTCCGCGGGACTCCTCGTCCTCTCCGCCTGCGACAAGCCGACGCCGCTCGCCACCGTGACGGTCGGCGACAACTCGGTGAGCTCCGAGGCCGCCTGCTACAACGACGGCAAGGCCCTCAAGAACTCCGAGGCCCAGAAGTGCCTCAACAAGGAGGCCGGGAAGAGCATCGACGTCTCGATGACCGACACGGTCCACTTCGGTGTCGACCCGGAGATCGCGGACAACGGCTGGACCCTCTTCCTCGACGGCCAGCGCGGCGAGCCGGAGCCCTCCAAGAAGACCTACCGGTCCATCAACGGCAGCGCCTTCTTCTCCACCCAGACCGAGGGGGCCGCGCCGAAGAACTCCCAGGTCAGCATCGTGGAGACCAAGGGCGCGAAGGTCATCGGCATCTGGCACTTCAAGCTGAAGAAGACCGACTGA
- a CDS encoding MFS transporter, with protein MASARSHDGPGPLRSAGRSIGHALRVPFTGTARGIRKATHAHGAGESGLGKLIELHAVNGAGDVMITVALASTVFFSVPTDQARGRVALYLAVTMAPFILLAPVIGPLLDRLPHGRRAAMAGSMLARAALALTMSGAVATGDLELYPAALGVLVCSKAYGVVRSAVVPRLLPPKFSLVKANSRVTLAGLLATGAAAPVGAGLQTIGPQWPLYGACAIFVGGGILAFTLPPKVDSAKGESRAQLVPPHGGSEPRPSPTKPGNKGGTKTGGKSRERRPGLRSVGPSVLHGLQANAAHRALSGFLIFFLAFLLREHPLAGQSAAISLGIVGAAAGVGNALGTAVGSWLRARGPEIIVASVLGLALGVAILAAVFFSTVMVAALAATAGLTQALSKLSLDAMIQRDVPEEVRTSAFARSETLLQMAWVVGGAIGIALPLNGVLGMSVAAGLLALGASASVRGLLGAARRGSPHPRVA; from the coding sequence GTGGCTTCAGCCAGGTCGCACGACGGTCCCGGCCCGCTCCGCAGTGCGGGCCGGTCGATCGGTCATGCCCTGCGCGTCCCCTTCACCGGCACCGCCCGGGGCATCCGCAAGGCGACCCACGCGCACGGCGCCGGCGAGAGCGGCCTCGGCAAGCTGATCGAGCTGCACGCGGTGAACGGCGCGGGCGATGTGATGATCACCGTCGCGCTCGCGTCCACCGTGTTCTTCTCCGTACCGACCGACCAGGCGCGCGGGCGGGTCGCGCTGTACCTCGCGGTGACGATGGCGCCGTTCATCCTCCTGGCGCCGGTCATCGGCCCGCTCCTGGACCGCCTGCCGCACGGCCGCCGGGCCGCGATGGCCGGTTCCATGCTGGCGCGGGCGGCGCTGGCGCTGACCATGTCCGGCGCGGTCGCGACCGGCGACCTGGAGCTGTACCCGGCGGCGCTCGGCGTACTGGTCTGCTCGAAGGCGTACGGAGTGGTGCGCAGCGCCGTCGTACCGCGCCTGCTGCCACCGAAGTTCTCGCTGGTGAAGGCCAACTCACGGGTGACGCTCGCCGGGCTGCTGGCCACCGGGGCCGCCGCGCCCGTCGGGGCGGGGCTCCAGACGATCGGGCCGCAGTGGCCGCTGTACGGGGCCTGCGCGATCTTCGTCGGCGGCGGGATCCTGGCGTTCACGCTGCCGCCGAAGGTGGACTCGGCGAAGGGCGAGAGCCGTGCGCAGCTCGTACCGCCGCACGGCGGGAGCGAGCCGCGGCCGTCCCCCACGAAACCCGGGAACAAGGGCGGAACCAAGACCGGCGGCAAGAGCCGCGAGCGGCGGCCGGGGCTGCGGTCCGTCGGCCCGTCCGTACTGCACGGCCTCCAGGCCAACGCCGCGCACCGCGCGCTCTCCGGCTTCCTGATCTTCTTCCTGGCGTTCCTGCTGCGCGAGCACCCGCTCGCCGGCCAGAGCGCCGCGATCTCGCTGGGCATCGTCGGCGCGGCGGCGGGCGTCGGCAACGCGCTGGGCACCGCGGTCGGCTCCTGGCTGCGGGCGCGCGGCCCGGAGATCATCGTCGCCTCGGTGCTGGGCCTCGCGCTGGGCGTGGCGATCCTGGCGGCCGTCTTCTTCTCCACGGTCATGGTCGCCGCGCTCGCCGCGACGGCGGGGCTCACGCAGGCGCTGTCGAAGCTGTCGCTGGACGCGATGATCCAGCGCGATGTGCCGGAGGAGGTGCGGACCTCCGCGTTCGCCCGCTCCGAGACGCTGCTTCAGATGGCCTGGGTGGTGGGCGGCGCGATCGGCATCGCCCTCCCCCTCAACGGCGTACTGGGCATGTCCGTCGCCGCCGGGCTGCTGGCGCTCGGAGCCTCCGCCTCCGTACGGGGGCTGCTGGGCGCCGCGCGGCGCGGCTCGCCGCACCCCCGCGTGGCGTGA
- a CDS encoding DUF3027 domain-containing protein, translated as MSAATTRGRTARTARTPAPDRLCAEAVDLARAAAEEAAAPGIVGEHVAVVSEGDRVVTHYFECEDPGYRGWRWAVTVARASRAKNVTLDETVLLPGSDALLAPEWVPWSERLRPGDMGPGDLLPTEADDLRLEPGYTGADEPLPNAPATDELADLVDVEDAELTTRPDPAARGSIAAVAEELGMRRARVLSRYGLHSAADRWDEEFGPKTPMAQAAPASCVSCAFLVPLAGSLRQAFGVCANEFGPADGHVVSLSYGCGGHSEAAVMPKPPAAVPHRLDTVRVDEYPLHDSASPGDLGHA; from the coding sequence GTGAGTGCTGCGACGACGCGAGGCCGTACGGCCCGTACCGCCCGTACCCCCGCTCCCGACCGTCTGTGCGCCGAGGCGGTAGACCTCGCCCGCGCGGCGGCGGAGGAGGCGGCCGCGCCGGGGATCGTGGGTGAGCATGTGGCGGTGGTCTCCGAGGGGGACCGGGTCGTCACGCATTACTTCGAGTGCGAGGACCCCGGCTACCGGGGCTGGCGCTGGGCCGTGACGGTGGCCCGGGCCTCCCGCGCGAAGAACGTCACCCTGGACGAGACCGTGCTGCTGCCGGGCTCCGACGCGCTGCTCGCGCCGGAGTGGGTGCCGTGGAGCGAGCGGCTGCGGCCGGGGGACATGGGCCCCGGCGACCTGCTGCCGACCGAGGCGGACGACCTGCGGCTGGAGCCGGGGTACACGGGGGCGGACGAGCCGCTGCCGAACGCGCCGGCCACGGATGAGCTGGCCGACCTGGTGGACGTCGAGGACGCGGAGCTGACGACGCGCCCGGATCCGGCCGCGCGCGGATCGATCGCGGCGGTGGCGGAAGAGCTGGGCATGCGGCGGGCGCGGGTGCTGTCGCGTTACGGGCTGCACTCGGCGGCGGACCGCTGGGACGAGGAGTTCGGCCCGAAGACCCCGATGGCGCAGGCCGCGCCGGCGTCGTGCGTGTCCTGCGCGTTCCTGGTGCCGCTGGCGGGCTCGCTGCGGCAGGCGTTCGGGGTGTGCGCGAACGAGTTCGGTCCGGCGGACGGGCATGTGGTGTCGCTGTCGTACGGGTGCGGGGGGCACTCGGAGGCGGCGGTGATGCCGAAGCCGCCTGCGGCGGTGCCGCATCGGTTGGACACGGTGCGGGTGGATGAGTATCCGTTGCACGATTCGGCTTCGCCGGGGGACCTGGGCCACGCGTAG